The Triticum aestivum cultivar Chinese Spring chromosome 3A, IWGSC CS RefSeq v2.1, whole genome shotgun sequence genome includes a region encoding these proteins:
- the LOC123063020 gene encoding acyl-[acyl-carrier-protein] desaturase 4, chloroplastic-like — translation MAKLGLAVGTSANLCFFSNKSDAGSGRATRLGWILCPANPRCSSLATIWAAAVEAPPRSIDMEVVRSLNGWVAANMLLLLNPVESSWQPHDFC, via the exons ATGGCGAAGCTGGGGCTAGCAGTGGGCACGTCGGCCAACCTCTGCTTCTTCTCCAACAAGAGCGACGCGGGCTCGGGGAGAGCCACGCGCCTCGGATGGATCCTCTGTCCTGCAAATCCTAGGTGCAGCAG TTTGGCGACGATAtgggccgcggcggtggaggctCCGCCGAGAAGCATCGACATGGAGGTCGTGCGGTCGCTGAACGGCTGGGTGGCGGCGAACATGCTCCTGCTGCTCAACCCGGTGGAGTCCTCGTGGCAGCCGCACGACTTCTGTTAG